The DNA window GAAAAAGGGACCATCATTCACTCGCAATACGTCGATCAGCTGTACAACTACGGTGCCGTAGGACTGGCGATCAACCTGCTGCTTATTCTGGGTACGCTGGCTACCATCTACCGCCGGAAACAACTGTATACGACCGAGCAGCTGGTGCTGTTTGGCTTTATAGCGGGCGGGCTGATCTACGGCGTTTCCTACCAGCTTCCGGTCTACTACTGGGGCCTGGTCGGCATGGGTATGTTCTACGGCCTGCAACGGCCCGCGCACCGGTTTACCGTACCGGAACTGCACGAAGACGAACACGAACACGCGCTTCAGCCAGCCGATTAATTACCTACTTTACGTTCTCACGCTCCTATGATTAGTGTCGTAATTCCCGTCCACAACCGTCTCGACTACACCCGGCAGTGTCTCAACTGCCTGATGGCGCAGACGTACCGCGACTTCCGAATCATCGTCGTTGATGACGGCTCGACAGACGGTACCGATCTCATGATCGAAACAGAATTCCCCGAGGTTGTGCTCATCAAAGGCGATGGCAACCTGTGGTGGACCGAAGCTACGAACGTCGGTATCCGCTACGCCATGAAGCAGACCGACGGCGACGGCCCGCACTTTGTACTGACGCTGAACGACGACACCATCGTACAGCCGGACTACCTGCAATCGATGCTCAACGCCTGGCAGGCCCACAAGCCCTGCCTGATCGGGTCGGTCAGTGTCGACAGCGAGAATCCTGAACGGCTCGAATACGCCGGGTCGGCTTTTGAGCTGTACACCGCCGGGGGGCGTCACCTCGCGGAAGATTATCAGTACAGCTACGCAAACCTGATCAGCAAGGCCGACCACGTTGAGTCGCAGTCGCTACCAGGCCGGGGTACGCTGATTCCGATGGAGGTGTTCGCTAAAGTCGGGCTGTTTAACGCCGAGAAGTACGCCCACTACATGGCCGACATCGAGTTTTCGATCCGGGCCCGGAAAGCGGGGTACCGACTCATTGTCGACGCCAAAAGCATCGTCTACGAAATTGTCCGGGCAACGGGCATTCAGGTCGAGAAAGGACTGACGTTCAAGCAGTTCATTAACAGCTTTACCTCGATCAAGTCGCCCACTAACCTGACCGTCCGGTACAACTTCGCGATTGAACACTCGCGCACCAAGCACCTGTATTTCTGCTTCGACATTGGCCGGATCTGCGCTGGTTTTCTGCTGCGCAAAATTCGGATGAGCCGGGTCGGTTAGCAGACCGTTTCGTAGTTCGTCGTCCACATTCAGCATCAGCGGCAACGCCAATCCAGTCGACCGTTATGAAAACAATATTGATTTCGGCTTATGCCTGCATCCCCGGTCAAGGTTCCGAAGAAGGAACCGGCTGGACTTATGCATCGACGTTGAGTCAACAGGGCTACCGGGTTCACTGCCTGACCAAAAAAGACGGGCAGGCCATCATCGACCCAATTCTGGCGGATGGGCAGTTTCCCAACCTGACCGTCCACTACGTGCACGTGCCCGATTGGGTCAACACGTTTTGCAACAAGGGACTCACGGGGATGTATTTTCATTACATCTACTGGCAGTGGACGGCTGCGCAGCTGGCGAAAACGCTGGATCAGACGGAGCCTATCGACCTGATTCATCACGTGTCGTACGGCAGCATTCAGCTGGGTAGTTTCATGTACCGGCTCGGCAAGCCCTTCGTGTTTGGCCCCGTAGGTGGTGGGCAGCGGGCTCCTAAGTCCATGAAGCGGTATTTCGGCGAGTTCTGGAACCGCGAATGGATGCGCGACGTGGTCGGCAAAGTACTGGAATACGTCAACCCCGCTTACTTCCGCACGGTTCGGAAAGCCGATCAGCTGATTGTAACCAACCTCGACACGCTCCAGCTGGCCCGTACCCTGCGGCCTACGGCACCCGTCGAGCGCATCTGGGACGCCAGCCTGAGTGCGGCTTTCTTACCCGCCGAACCCATTCAGCACATACCCGGCGCTACGCTCAAGCTGCTTTGGGTAGGGCGTTTGCTGCCCCGCAAAGCACTCGAACTGACCATTCAGGCGCTGGGCCAAGTCGATCCGTCGGTACCCGTTACGCTGACGATTGTGGGTGGTAAGGGCGAGATGGTCGATCAGGTACCGGGCTACCTCGACCGCTACAACGTTCGCGATAAAGTCGACTGGGTTGGGCACGTCACGTTTCAGCAGGTGAAGGATTACTACGAACAGTCGGACGTGTTCTTCTTTACCAGCCTGCGCGACTCCTGCCCGCATCAGCTGCTGGAAGCCATGGGGTATTCGCTGCCGGTGGTGACGCTCAATCTGCACGGGCAGGCCGAACTCGTCGACGACTCGACCGGCATCCGGGTACCGGTCGATACCGAAGCGCAGGTCGTGGCCGATCTGGCCAGGGCAATCGAGTGGATGTATCATCACCCGGCCGAGCGGCTCGCGATGGGTCAGGCGGGCTACGCGTTTGCCAAAACCCAGCTTTGGGATACCAAGATTCGTTTGTTTACCGAACGTATCTACCCCTCCGTTCTGACCGAGTCACCGGCCCTGCTCGCCAGTTCCTGATTTCCCGCACGACGCACGCTCCTCCATACCAGCCTACCTGAACCCTATACTGCCGACAGCCGCTTTTGCCCGGAAGCAGTATCGACGTCGGCCGTTCCTGCTCTCTCTATAAGCCAACGTTTATGAAAAATATCCTGATCTCAGCCTACGCCTGCATCCCCGACCGGGGATCCGAAGAAGGCAACGGCTGGAACTACTCGTCAATCATCAGCCAGCATGGCTATAAGGTATGGTGTATCACGCGGAATATCGGGCAAAAACAGATCGAAGCGAAACTGGCCAGTTCGCCAAACCCTAACCTGACGTTTGTGTACGTAACCGTTCCGCGCTGGATCGACAATGCTTACCACAAGGGGTTGTTTGGGCTGTATTTCCACTACATCTACTGGCAGTGGGCGGCCGCGAAAGTTGCCCTGGCCCTGCACAAAGAGCAAGCCTTCGACCTGGTTCATCACGTGAGCTACACGAGCCTGCAAATGGGCAGTTTTCTGTATCGGCTCAACTGCCCGTTCATCTACGGGCCCGTTGGTGGCGGGCAGGAAGCTCCCGTCTCGTTCCGGCACTATTTCAAACAGTACTGGCTGAAAGAGCAACTTCGCTCGGCCGTCAGCAAGCTGATGCTGCGCTTCAATCCGGGCTGTTACGAGTCGGTACGCCGGGCCAACTACGTGCTGTCTTGGAACGAAGATACCAGCCGGATGATCCATAAACTCGGTCGTCGGCAGGCTGTCGACAAAGTGTTCGGCGGGATCGATAAAAATTTTATTCCGACCACGCCGACCCACCGGCCGACGCACCGGGTGCTGGAACTGATCTGGGTAGGTCGGCTGATGCCCCGTAAAGGGCTTGAACTGACGCTGCACGGCCTTAGCAAAGTCGATCCGGCCTGCATGGTACACTTCACCATCATCGGCGACGGAGAGATGGGGCAGTACGTGGACGAGTATATCAGGCAGTACGGGCTGGAGAAGCGCGTAACCTGGGTCGGCAAGGTGCCTTACACCGATCTGAAAGCCCACTACGCCAACGCCGACGTGTTCTACTTTACCAGCCTGCGCGATACCGGGCCGGGGCAACTGATGGAAGCGATGGGCTACACCCTACCAGTGGTAACACTAAACCTGCACGGGCAGGCCGAGCTCGTCGACGACTCAACGGGCATTCGGGTGCCAGTTACCGACCCCGATTCGGTAGCCGAGCAGCTGGGCAAAGCCATCGAATGGATGTATTACAACGAAGAAAAGCGACTGGAGATGGGCCTCAACGCCTTTCGTTTTGCGCGCGAACAGTGCTGGGAGAAAAAAATCGCCCGCCTGCTACGCACGTACTACGCCCCCCTGCTCAACCCAGAACCTGTTAACGAAGCCACTGCGGCCCGTTATTAATTACACACGACAAGCCACCTCGGTTATGTATATTGCTATCGCTGCGCCTATCGCTACCAACGACTTACTGGTTGGTCTCGACCCGGCAACTTTACGCACGTTTCCCAAGGGGCGGGCCGAAGCCCCCCTGGTTAGCCACCTCATTCAGGAATTACTCCGGCAGGGCCACCGCGTACTGGCCATTACCACCGACCGGATGCTGGACGACGACGAGCCACCGTTTGTGTACGAGCAGGGTAACCTGACGTACGTGGTGGCCCCCAGCCGCCAGCGTATCTTCCGCCTGAACGGCAAACGCCTGGGCCGCACGGCCGACTTTTTCCGGGTCGAGCGGAAGCACATCCTGAATATTCTCCGGCAGTACAAGCCGGATGTCGTTCATGGGCACTGGACCTACGAATTCGCGATGGCGGCCATGGCCTACGACCCCAACTCGCTGATTACCATCCACGACAATGCCCGGCTGATTCTGAAGTACATCCCCACGCTGGAACGGCTGTTTATGCTGGGTATGGCCCGGTACGTGTTTCACAAGGGACGCCGGTTTACGGCGGTTTCGCCCTACACGGCCCGGTCGGTTCAGCCCTGGACGTCCGCGCGCATACAGGTCGTTCCCAACCCGGTCGTGATGCCCGTGCTCGACGAAGTCATCAAACCAAATCACCCGGTTATTACGATGGCTGCGAATGGCTGGGCCAAGCACAAGAATCTGGAAATAGCGCTGCTGGCGTTTAAACAGGTTCAGCAGCGACACCCCGACGCGGTGCTGTGGGCCTACGGTACGGCGTTTGAACCGGGTAAGCAGGCAGACGATTTCTGCCGGAAGCACGCGATTCCGAATGTTCGCCTGTTTGGCCTGACGCCCCACCAGACCATGCTACAGGGCATTGCCCAGAGTAATCTGGTCTTGCACACGTCGGTGGAAGAATCGTTTGGTATGGTGCCCGCCGAGGCTATGGCCTGTGGCATACCGGTAGTAGCCGGTCAGCTCAGTGCCGTGCCGTGGGTCGTTGGTGAGGGCGGTCTGCTGGTCGACGTGACGGACCCCACCGCCATCGCTGCCGCCGTCGACCGGTTGCTGACCGATCCCGCACTGGCGCAGTCGCTGGGGCAAAAGGCCCGTGCCAGCATTGCCAGCCGGTTCGATCTGAAGAAGGTCACAGACCAGTATCTGGCGTTGTACGAGCAGTCGTTGTCGACAAGAGCCGTTCCCGAGGCTGTTTAGTTTCGGGTTGGTGGCCGGGTTGGTAGCCCGGTCAGCCTTAATACCAGCCCCTACAGTTACCCTCCGTAGTTTGCTGAATTTCAGCGATATTCAGGGAGGATTCACGGGCTGAGCAGACAATAAACGTAGAACCCCGGACGGGCCGCAGCGCTATCCACGCGGGTGCCGGCCAGCTTCTTTCGCTACTGGCACCTGCTGAGGCCAGTGCTTCCTGACCAATTGGAATATCCACTAATTACCCGTTATATATGAACCCCAATCTTCACCGATTACCCGCCCTGCTGCTGCTGTTTGTCAGTATGGCAGCCTTTTTCGTCGCCTGTAAAGACCCGGAGCCCCCAACACCCACCCCCGGCTCAACGGCGGTAACGATTACCAGCATCGACCCCACGTCGGCCCCTGTCGGTAGCACCATCGCGATCACCGGTACGAACTTCAACACCAACCCCGGCAGCAACACGATCACGATCGGGGGTGTGCCGGCCACTATCGTATCGGCCTCATCGACGCAGCTTATCGTTACGGTACCCGCCAGTGCCACAACTGGCGCAGTTAGTGTCTCTACCGGGGGGCAGACAGCCCAGAGTTCGTCAACGCTGACCATAACTCCGCAGCCGGTTAAGCCCACAGCGACCCTTCAGGGAACAATCTTCAGCAACCGGACCCTCAGCCGCGACACGGTGTATCTGCTCCGGGGCCTCGTGTACATACCGCAGACCTACACGCTGACCATTCCGGCGGGAACGGTTATTCGCGGGGCAGCCGCCGACGCCGACCCGTCGGGAGCCAACATGCCCGGCTCACTGGTAATCGAGCGGGGAGGCTTCATCAATGCCAGAGGTACCGCAACCCAGCCCATCATCTTTACGTCGGCTAAAGCAGCCGGGCAGCGTAACTACGGCGACTGGGGCGGGGTGGTGCTGATCGGCCGGTCGCCGGTAAACCGACCCGGCACCACGGCCAACCCACGCAGCATTCGCGGCACGGTCGAAACGTACGGCGAACCGGCTGGTAGCTCAGGTGTCATGCAGTATGTGCGTATCGAGTACAGCGGTGCGCCGATGGGTGGAAACACTGGAGTACGGTTGCCAGGCCTGTCGTTCTACGGCGTCGGGGCGGGAACGACCGTCGATCACATCCAGGTATCCTACGGTGCCGGTGATGCCTACGCCTGGTTTGGCGGTACGGTAAACGCGAAAAACCTGATGGCTTACCGCACTACCGACGACGACTGGACCGTTGACTGGGGCTATACCGGCAACGTACAGTTCGGTGCCTCCCTGCGCGACCCCAACGTGTTCGACGCGTCGGGGTCCAACGGGCTGGAAGTCGAAAACTACGAAACAGCGGCCACCGACGTTACGCCGGTAGTGGCCATCAACGGGCAAACGCAGAACGTACCCGTATTCGCCAACATGAGCAGCTTCGCCTTTGGCACAACGCCAACAGCGAGCAACGCCCGCGCTGGTTATCAGTCGGGGGCTTACCTCCGCCGGAACAGCGCCGTAGCCGTGTACAACTCTGTTTTCTACGGTTATCCGGAAGGCTTGCGGGTGGAATCGATCACGGGGCCCAGCAGCCTGACGAGCGGCATTATTGACCTGCGCGGGCTGGTACTGGCCAATACGCCGTTGCCCGTTGTGGGGGGTGGCGTGGTCACGACCGATCAGGTAGCGCAGTACTACATCACTCCCGGGCGTAACAACCAGGTGATCCAGTCGGGCAGTCTATCGGCGCTGCTGCTTAACGCCAACAACTTCACGCTGACCTCGCCCAGCTTCCTGCCGCAGTCGGGTTCACCCCTGCTGAGCGATGCCGTCAGCGGTAACCGCCTGAACAGTTTCTTTACCTCAGTAACCTACAGGGGCGCGTTCGGCACCGACAACTGGGCCGCCAACTGGACGAACTACAGCCCCAGACGGTGGACTACGATCGGTAGGATTTTGGGTTTGTAGTTTGAGATTCGTGGTTCCTCCGGCGGTTGCTACCGCATGGCTGTACACCGGAGGAACCACGAACCTCAAACTACAAACCACAAACTCAAAAATCACCCCTTAATATCCTGCCCCGAGCGGATCGTGACGGGGGCACCGTCGGCGAGGAACACGCTGCTGGGAGGTCCGGTGAAGAAGGGGGCGAATTGCGGCCCGTAAAGGGTGGTGACGTCACAGCGGACGTCGAAGCGGCTGACGGGGTAAATCTGCCAGCGGTCGTGCACGACTTCAAACTCCGAGGTGTGTTTGTTGCTCCGCGTGGTGTAGCCCCAGTAGTTTTCGGTGATAAACCAGGGTTCGGTACCGGGCGTTGCTTCGCTCCCCGTCAGACTGGCGTCGACGTCGATATAATTCCAGTCGCTGCCGACCTGCCACTCGTAGCGGATATGCTGGCGATCGTCGTGCGTTTGCCAGGTGTGGCGCATCGGGCGGGCTTCGTATGGTTCGCCGTAAAGCGTTCGGGCAACCCACACGATAGCCGGTTTCGGCACGATCTCTTTCACGAACACGACGCCCCGCTGCCAGCCTTTGTCGGTCTTCCGCCGGACGTAGAACCGCAGGTTGAATTCTTCAAATTCAGTGTGGAAGGGCACCGGCACTTCGCTCAGCATCCTGACCTTCTCGAAGTTGAACCCAACCAGGCTGCCGAAGCAAACGCCGTTGTAGTCATCGAGTTCGGTACCGTGCGGCACCAGCGGCTGCAACACAGCGCGGTCTATGGGGTAGTTGGCGAAAATCAGGTTGCGCCACTCAGCGGAGAGAAATGTAAACGCCATAACGTATAAAGTCGATGGGTAAAAAAAGGTCAGCTTCGCGGCTGACCTTTTTGTTTGTTCAGGAATAATGGGAAGCCTGGTCCAACCCGTACTATCCTTACGGAAACTTGGGGAACTTGCTGAAGTCGGGCTTGCGCTTTTCGAGGAAAGCGTCTTTTCCTTCCTTGGCTTCTTCCGAGAGGTAGTACAACAGGGTAGCATCACCGGCCAGCTGCTGAATACCGGCCTGCCCGTCGAGTTCGGCGTTGAACGATGCTTTGAGCATACGCAGCGCGATCGGACTCTTTTCGAGCATCTTCCGGCACCACGCGATCGTCGTTTCTTCCAGCTTGTCGAGCGGCACCACTTTGTTGACCAGTCCCATATCGAGGGCTTCCTGAGCGTCGTACTGATCGCATAGGAACCAGATTTCGCGGGCTTTTTTCTGCCCCACGACCCGCGCCAGGTACGAAGCACCGAAGCCGCCATCGAACGAACCAACCTTTGGCCCCGTCTGCCCGAAGCGGGCGTTATCAGCGGCAATGCTCAGGTCACAGACAACGTGCAGTACATGCCCCCCACCAATCGCGTAACCGGCTACCATCGCTACAACAGGCTTGGGAATCCGGCGAATCTGCATTTGCAGGTCGAGTACGTTCAGGCGCGGCACTTTGTCCTCACCCACGTAACCACCGTGCCCACGGATGGACTGATCGCCACCGGAGCAGAACGCTTCGCCCCCTTCACCCGTCAGAATAACAACGCCGACGCGTTCGTCCTGCCGGGCCAACTCCATCGCTTCCGACATTTCCTTCACCGTCTGCGGGGTAAATGCGTTGCGCTTGTGTGGCCGGTTGATGCTGATCTTGGCGATCCCGTCGTAATAGGTAAACAGGATTTCCTGATATTCCTTAATCGTCTCCCAGGGGTAATTGCTTGTCATTTTAATGAGTGAATGCTAGAATGATAGAATGATTGAGTATTAGAATGATTGAGTGATTGAATGTGATGCGTCAGCTTATTCAATCACTCAATCATTCTATCATTCGGTATATGAAACATCGTGATACTGCACATCCCAGGTGTGGTCGGCCATCATCCGGACGGTCGCCAGGCAACGTTCGAAGGGGAATTTCCGCCCCCACTCCGTTGGGCCGACCATCGATAGCAGATCGGTACCGTTTTTGCGCTGGTAAAAGTGATAGGTGTGCCCTACGACTGGCTCAAAACTCATCTGGGCCGCGTAGATGCGCTCCGAAATTTCGACCCGGTGCCGGATCGCCGTTGCCTGCTCGGCCAGTAGCTGCATCTGCTTGTACAATTGGCTGAGCTGCATATCGGTCTGCTCGCGCATGGCGGCTACGGCCCGACCCGTTATCTTACCTTTGTCTTCGGGCCGGATTACTGCCCCACCCGCCGTGTGCGCGTATTCGAGCAACCCCGGCGATGCGGCTACTTTTTCCGGCGATATTGGATTGACAATAACTTTGGCTTCTTCCATATGAATTGGCAAACCGCCGGATCAACAGCTTTGTTTCTTCGGCGGTTGTTGCTAAAAAAAAGCATCTTTACAACACTGTATCCGCTACTCCGACAAAAGTACGACAAACCGATGGAAACCCCCTCTACCCCGCCTACCACCCCGCGCCTGTCGCGCCAGTCGTTTTTTCAGCTACTGGGCGCAGGCTTTACTACGCTGCTTTTCTCGGGCAACACATCGGGCTGTTCCGGTACAGAAGCGGCTCCCGACCCGCAACCCGACGTGCTGACGCTGAACCTCAGCGACAAAGCCAATCAGGCGCTCAGTATCAAGGGTGGCTATGTCTTCACAAACAACATCATAGTGGCCCGTACCAACGCCGATCAGTACGTCGCTGCTGGTGGTCGCTGCTCGCACGACAACACGATTCTGGTATTTCGCCCCGCCGACAACCAGTTCTACTGCCCGCTCGACCTGTCGCGCTACAACCTCAGCGGCAAGGTCATTAGCGGCCCGGCCACCGTTCCCCTGAAAACCTACGACGTCTCCAGCCCCAGCGCGGGTGTTCTGGTGGTTAGATAGTTTTAGAGTTATAGAGTTGGATAGTTATAGAGTTGTAAAGTTGCTGGCGCGCGTGGCTGCCGCCGGATGGTCTGACGCGCCAGCCAACTCTATAACTTTACAACGCTAAAACTTTACAACCTCAAATGAGAGATTTTCTCGATGCCTGGCGGAGTGGGCAGGAACGGTTTACCCTGCACACGTCTGGCTCGACCGGTACCCCTAAGCCGATCGAGCTGACCCGCGCGCAGATGCGGGCAAGTGCCCACCTGACGGGGCAGACGCTGGGCCTGCAACCGGGCGATGCCGCGCTGGTGTGCCTCAATACCAACTACATCGCCGGGATCATGATGCTCGTACGCGGGCTGGAGTTGGGGCTGCCCATGACCATTGTCGAACCCGTCAGCAACCCGCTTGCATTGCCGGAGGTTGCGGGCAAATCGTTTGCGTTTACCGCGCTCGTGCCGCTACAGCTGCAAACCATTCTGACCGAAACACCGGAGAAAAAAGCGGTGCTGGACGGCATGAAGGCCATTCTGGTTGGCGGGGCCGCTACCAGTCCGGCACTAGAAGCCCTGATTCAGCCGATCACTGCGCCCGTCTACGCCACCTACGGCATGACCGAAACAGTGTCGCACATCGCCCTGCGCCGACTCAATGGCCCCGACGTGTCCGATGTGTTTACCGCACTGACGGGCGTCGACCTCGGCACCGACGAGCGGGGCTGTCTGCACATCACGTCGGCGGCTACCAACTTCGAGCGTATCCAGACCAACGACGTCGTCGACCTGATCGACCCGATGCACTTTCGGCTGCTGGGCCGAGCCGATAGTGTGATCAATAGCGGGGGCGTCAAGGTGCAGCCGGAAGCCATCGAGCGGCTGATTCAGTCGACGCTGGCCGGGGCCGGGCTAGCTCCGCGCCTGTTTATCGCTGGCCTACCCGACGACCGGCTGGGGCAGCGCGTGGTGCTGGTGCTGGAAAACTGTTCGCTCACCGACGCGCAGTGGGCCGCCAGTCAGCAGGCCGTACGCGATGTACTGGGACCCTATTCCGTACCGAAAAGCTGGCATACCGTCGACGCATTCAGCGAAACAGCAACCGGCAAAATCGACCGACAGGCAACAGTCGCCCAAATCCGCTAATTTTACGGGTCGATTCTTACGCTATGTCATTCACCAGTCTTCGCATTCGGTTTCAAACCGCCCGGTCGCTGCCCGCACCCTACGCTTATTTCTACACCCTCGACCTGCGTCCCGCGTTCAGCGATTTTTTGCAGGTCGACCTGTCGATTACTTACCCCGACCGCGACGATATCGACGACGATGAGCTGATTGCGGAAGGATTCACCCGCGACGACGATTTTTCGTGGTCGGGCCGATTGCCGAAAGCGTGGCTCCAGGCCGTGGCAAAACTGGCCGATCAGACAACGCTGCAACCGGCCGACGAAGACAAGCTGGACGAGGCCGACGATTTCTGGGAACTGAAAATTGCCCGGAATCCCGGCCCCGACCGGCAAGGACGCCCGGCAGATACCGGGGCGGGCAGCACCGACGACTGGCAATATCTAGTGCAGGAACTGACCCAGGCCACGCTCGAAGCCGACAACCGCGAACGCCCTTTTGAGTTGACCTACCTGCGTATCGGCCCCGACGAAGCTGAAGTGCGGGTAACGGCTTCGTTTGCGCAGCGCAGCGTAACGTTCACAACCATTCGCAACCGGCGCGAACGCAACCAGTCGTTGCCGTGGACGGCCTTGCAGAAGCTGATGACGGCGGTCTACGCCAACGATTACGACCCTGATATGGCCCAGCCCAAACGCCCCAAAGCACCCGGTCAGTGGCTGAATCTCGGCACCGACGAGTGGTACAACATCAGCGCGTTCACCGACCTGACCCGAACGCTGGAAAACCTGTAGCCATTCCGGCAACGATTCGTTCGGCCGTCTCACAATCCATCCCCGTCGCCATCCGTTT is part of the Spirosoma rhododendri genome and encodes:
- a CDS encoding DUF2452 domain-containing protein — protein: MEEAKVIVNPISPEKVAASPGLLEYAHTAGGAVIRPEDKGKITGRAVAAMREQTDMQLSQLYKQMQLLAEQATAIRHRVEISERIYAAQMSFEPVVGHTYHFYQRKNGTDLLSMVGPTEWGRKFPFERCLATVRMMADHTWDVQYHDVSYTE
- a CDS encoding QcrA and Rieske domain-containing protein, which encodes METPSTPPTTPRLSRQSFFQLLGAGFTTLLFSGNTSGCSGTEAAPDPQPDVLTLNLSDKANQALSIKGGYVFTNNIIVARTNADQYVAAGGRCSHDNTILVFRPADNQFYCPLDLSRYNLSGKVISGPATVPLKTYDVSSPSAGVLVVR
- a CDS encoding glycosyltransferase family 4 protein; this translates as MKTILISAYACIPGQGSEEGTGWTYASTLSQQGYRVHCLTKKDGQAIIDPILADGQFPNLTVHYVHVPDWVNTFCNKGLTGMYFHYIYWQWTAAQLAKTLDQTEPIDLIHHVSYGSIQLGSFMYRLGKPFVFGPVGGGQRAPKSMKRYFGEFWNREWMRDVVGKVLEYVNPAYFRTVRKADQLIVTNLDTLQLARTLRPTAPVERIWDASLSAAFLPAEPIQHIPGATLKLLWVGRLLPRKALELTIQALGQVDPSVPVTLTIVGGKGEMVDQVPGYLDRYNVRDKVDWVGHVTFQQVKDYYEQSDVFFFTSLRDSCPHQLLEAMGYSLPVVTLNLHGQAELVDDSTGIRVPVDTEAQVVADLARAIEWMYHHPAERLAMGQAGYAFAKTQLWDTKIRLFTERIYPSVLTESPALLASS
- the menB gene encoding 1,4-dihydroxy-2-naphthoyl-CoA synthase, encoding MTSNYPWETIKEYQEILFTYYDGIAKISINRPHKRNAFTPQTVKEMSEAMELARQDERVGVVILTGEGGEAFCSGGDQSIRGHGGYVGEDKVPRLNVLDLQMQIRRIPKPVVAMVAGYAIGGGHVLHVVCDLSIAADNARFGQTGPKVGSFDGGFGASYLARVVGQKKAREIWFLCDQYDAQEALDMGLVNKVVPLDKLEETTIAWCRKMLEKSPIALRMLKASFNAELDGQAGIQQLAGDATLLYYLSEEAKEGKDAFLEKRKPDFSKFPKFP
- a CDS encoding glycosyltransferase family 4 protein, whose translation is MKNILISAYACIPDRGSEEGNGWNYSSIISQHGYKVWCITRNIGQKQIEAKLASSPNPNLTFVYVTVPRWIDNAYHKGLFGLYFHYIYWQWAAAKVALALHKEQAFDLVHHVSYTSLQMGSFLYRLNCPFIYGPVGGGQEAPVSFRHYFKQYWLKEQLRSAVSKLMLRFNPGCYESVRRANYVLSWNEDTSRMIHKLGRRQAVDKVFGGIDKNFIPTTPTHRPTHRVLELIWVGRLMPRKGLELTLHGLSKVDPACMVHFTIIGDGEMGQYVDEYIRQYGLEKRVTWVGKVPYTDLKAHYANADVFYFTSLRDTGPGQLMEAMGYTLPVVTLNLHGQAELVDDSTGIRVPVTDPDSVAEQLGKAIEWMYYNEEKRLEMGLNAFRFAREQCWEKKIARLLRTYYAPLLNPEPVNEATAARY
- a CDS encoding IPT/TIG domain-containing protein, translated to MNPNLHRLPALLLLFVSMAAFFVACKDPEPPTPTPGSTAVTITSIDPTSAPVGSTIAITGTNFNTNPGSNTITIGGVPATIVSASSTQLIVTVPASATTGAVSVSTGGQTAQSSSTLTITPQPVKPTATLQGTIFSNRTLSRDTVYLLRGLVYIPQTYTLTIPAGTVIRGAAADADPSGANMPGSLVIERGGFINARGTATQPIIFTSAKAAGQRNYGDWGGVVLIGRSPVNRPGTTANPRSIRGTVETYGEPAGSSGVMQYVRIEYSGAPMGGNTGVRLPGLSFYGVGAGTTVDHIQVSYGAGDAYAWFGGTVNAKNLMAYRTTDDDWTVDWGYTGNVQFGASLRDPNVFDASGSNGLEVENYETAATDVTPVVAINGQTQNVPVFANMSSFAFGTTPTASNARAGYQSGAYLRRNSAVAVYNSVFYGYPEGLRVESITGPSSLTSGIIDLRGLVLANTPLPVVGGGVVTTDQVAQYYITPGRNNQVIQSGSLSALLLNANNFTLTSPSFLPQSGSPLLSDAVSGNRLNSFFTSVTYRGAFGTDNWAANWTNYSPRRWTTIGRILGL
- a CDS encoding YqjF family protein produces the protein MAFTFLSAEWRNLIFANYPIDRAVLQPLVPHGTELDDYNGVCFGSLVGFNFEKVRMLSEVPVPFHTEFEEFNLRFYVRRKTDKGWQRGVVFVKEIVPKPAIVWVARTLYGEPYEARPMRHTWQTHDDRQHIRYEWQVGSDWNYIDVDASLTGSEATPGTEPWFITENYWGYTTRSNKHTSEFEVVHDRWQIYPVSRFDVRCDVTTLYGPQFAPFFTGPPSSVFLADGAPVTIRSGQDIKG
- a CDS encoding glycosyltransferase family 2 protein, whose protein sequence is MISVVIPVHNRLDYTRQCLNCLMAQTYRDFRIIVVDDGSTDGTDLMIETEFPEVVLIKGDGNLWWTEATNVGIRYAMKQTDGDGPHFVLTLNDDTIVQPDYLQSMLNAWQAHKPCLIGSVSVDSENPERLEYAGSAFELYTAGGRHLAEDYQYSYANLISKADHVESQSLPGRGTLIPMEVFAKVGLFNAEKYAHYMADIEFSIRARKAGYRLIVDAKSIVYEIVRATGIQVEKGLTFKQFINSFTSIKSPTNLTVRYNFAIEHSRTKHLYFCFDIGRICAGFLLRKIRMSRVG
- a CDS encoding glycosyltransferase family 4 protein, with amino-acid sequence MYIAIAAPIATNDLLVGLDPATLRTFPKGRAEAPLVSHLIQELLRQGHRVLAITTDRMLDDDEPPFVYEQGNLTYVVAPSRQRIFRLNGKRLGRTADFFRVERKHILNILRQYKPDVVHGHWTYEFAMAAMAYDPNSLITIHDNARLILKYIPTLERLFMLGMARYVFHKGRRFTAVSPYTARSVQPWTSARIQVVPNPVVMPVLDEVIKPNHPVITMAANGWAKHKNLEIALLAFKQVQQRHPDAVLWAYGTAFEPGKQADDFCRKHAIPNVRLFGLTPHQTMLQGIAQSNLVLHTSVEESFGMVPAEAMACGIPVVAGQLSAVPWVVGEGGLLVDVTDPTAIAAAVDRLLTDPALAQSLGQKARASIASRFDLKKVTDQYLALYEQSLSTRAVPEAV
- a CDS encoding AMP-binding protein; its protein translation is MRDFLDAWRSGQERFTLHTSGSTGTPKPIELTRAQMRASAHLTGQTLGLQPGDAALVCLNTNYIAGIMMLVRGLELGLPMTIVEPVSNPLALPEVAGKSFAFTALVPLQLQTILTETPEKKAVLDGMKAILVGGAATSPALEALIQPITAPVYATYGMTETVSHIALRRLNGPDVSDVFTALTGVDLGTDERGCLHITSAATNFERIQTNDVVDLIDPMHFRLLGRADSVINSGGVKVQPEAIERLIQSTLAGAGLAPRLFIAGLPDDRLGQRVVLVLENCSLTDAQWAASQQAVRDVLGPYSVPKSWHTVDAFSETATGKIDRQATVAQIR